ccaagagctacgccgatgttagacgtaaacatttcaaattccacgtgggaaaccgcgtcacgttaagagtcgcaccttggaaaggtgcaatccgtttcgggaaacgtaggaagctaaatccgctatatttcgatcctttaaattcttggggtgttttggacccgtcgctagccgtttagatttttccgactcattttgggtctccgtttatcctacattcgatgtatcaactcaaagatgtgttttgcgaaacgagaacttgttatctcctttgatgaactcactatcgacgataaccctcacttcctaggaggaccggttgaaaccataaatcgtgaagccaaaccttaaaacaacatatgatcccgaccgtcaaaattcgttgaaataccctaggacgtacttctccctcactcgtagaattggcaacgcaagatctcgaggaagattcaacaactactacttccaactaaatttcgggacgaaatttcttttgaggcgtggataatgtaacatcccgcgtttttccgttaaatttaattttaacaccgtttttttttttaaaacataatctttcgtatttaaattaatagtttccgtgagtaacgttcattatattcccgctatttaattttgacatcacccgtttactcgagcgttttaaaaaaaaatattcgtttggttaattcccgcacccgctttgaaacatgagggacttaagttgacaagtgggcaaagtggtgactaggtcaactagtcaaccacttcacctcctccattcatttccaccaacaccttccacatttcttcctctttttctctctacttctcttttatgaacataaacaccaaaatcacaaattcatcatctaaattcggatcgggaagcaaacttcaaaacaaattacatattcgtgatcctctcttcatcctctacattttgataccaatttcatcaagtttgggtaacatttctaaaacactaaatttctctaaattcgttttatatacttgaaattgtgttagttagtgtctatggctcgtgtgtaacatgaatatatgttttgtttgctcgatttgtggtttggagtaactagtttgagtttttgaaatgggtttgcttaatccttgattttggatgagttaatgttgttagattgttaaagtgcatgttttaattgtgttactagtatcattagtcacgttttgatgtgtaggttgattaagaaaacttcaaaaacccgattaatgattttgtgatgtttgactagggtttgatagttcttgacatgaacttttgatgcttgaatgccatgaaatgttaattgttagtgtttagtagtaatgtatgcttcattaccctcaaaacggcatatcatatgtgtgaattggattcccgaaacttaaaatgcgattgatgaacttgaaactttgaaaatggacttttattgatcacttgatgagatttcggctattgtaaatgatgtttgtgattgatgaattgtgtttagttgtattccttgtaaaaatacctttccgatgatataagatacatgttctaattgtttgcggatcataaaatgtgattgtttgtattttggttcgtgacttggaccatttttctgcaaactgcatgattcccaggtattgcgcgccgcgcatttacccgcgcgccgcgcagaatcagagatcccagatgtttgccttcttggttgagttctgaccagaaattgcacttgggtgcgcgccgcgcaacccagtgcgcgccgcgcaaaagcccaggccactctcttttgtttttaaacgtcacaaaaatgtttccgcttaactaaaactccgtttaacatgaaacttgactattaggctcttatatgacttctcgtcttgggaaaattgtcggatacccgacccgaccccgttgactttgactttgaccaagtttgacttttagtcaaacttaaccaaacgattatacaatcgttctaacatacttaactacttgtatcgtgcatgaaacttgacaaattgattcacatgctatattaatcgagtcgtaacgagccataggactaattgaacacatttcacccgaccttgtgtcgtaaccggttaattgatataacttacttgtttaggtcaaggctaagcaactttcatgcacacgtttactttgtgaagtacttttatactcgtgcactcgaggtgagatcatagtcccactttctactcttttgaacttacttttgggatgagaaaacataaacgattcttttgaactaagtgaacacaagaacgggaaaacaaacattctacatacgagtttagaacgaaaatcctcaatccgattatcattagttacatcagatggtgtaagcgagaacttatgttatatggccatatgggtttgacaaccctcatctttgacggttcgctaccgtctacggatgaaatatattttcgagaatcagtgtttgttctagcactatggatggggtatacaacggacggaatgttaagctttgataattgggtgctcgtgaatattaacttttagaatgtactattattcaactttgcaaatcttgtggttcgacttactttacttttactcacttactcaaacctatgatttcaccaacgtttttgcgttgacagattcttctatgttttctcaggttttcacatggctatttgttacacgcttccgcactctttgattacttgattggagtctaccatgcatgcatacgctagggatagcatttttttttggattcaaacttttgtctacttacttacgctatttatagcaactgtggtttcaaactaattatgtcgcaagttatttcattcatactttataactttgtaaacttaaacttattgtcgatccgtttgctaaactaaactttgtacctttcaaatgaacgcgacataattttggtcaaacgagtctcatatagggactacgaccacgcaacgggacctaagttaacgacgccgtcaataacggttttggtcgggtcgttacatgtagTTTCATGTTATTCTCAGTTTTTGTTTGATTTGTTTGTTTGTAGTTTTTCGGGATGTTAGTGAGGCTCGTTTTTAGATAGCTTTTGTTTAGATAGTTGCTTTCTATGTGCGAGCTTCCCCATTTTCCCATGTCCTTTTGTATCTTCTGTTGAGGGCGTTTTCTTTTGGAAAACGACCTCATTTCTACATGAGTATTCGTtatttcgcaaaaaaaaaaaaaaaaaaaaaaaaaaaaaaaaaattaatctccAACTTCCCAGCCTAAAAATATTCTAATTTTCATATCCTTTTTTGTTAATGGGTTTCTGACTAGTGTCAAAACTTAATAATTCATAACTTCTACCTTATTAATATATAGAATTTACAGGCCACATATTTTTCATTAGTGTCAATTGACCCATAGCATAAGTTGTGGCTCCACCATTGGCATGACTCATAATATATGGATTATATATCGTGAAGCAACATAATACCTACGGTCCCCTAAAGCACTTCTTAAAAGCTGGATGCACAGTAACCTAAAGTATTGTGTAGCACCATAATATTGTGCATCATAAACATAATATTGTGCATCAACATTAGTAACATGCAGTTTCTATTATATGTAGcaaaatgatattaaaaataacattaaactAACAAAGTAGCATCATAACAATATCCAATCTTCAAGTACATCAAAATAACCAACATTTTACAGTCAAACATTCAATTGCATCAAAATGACAACTTTATGACCAAAGAATCAATATTGACCCAAAGAAGCAAGCTTGAACCAAACAAAATAAGAATTTGGTACAAATGGAATGTGAATTCGATATACAGAgaagcaaaatataaaaatatacgagTATCATATACGAAGAGATTGACCTACGCATTTATGCGGAGTGTGATTTCGATCTATTATTGGTTGTAGAGATGACTCGCGCATTGCGGTGGGAAATCGTTTGTAGTAATACAAAGTTTGTATTGAGTATATGCTTATCGAAATTGCTACAAacctttttataaaataaatatactttaTAAAAGTTTAAAAATGGAGAGATGTTCTGCACGTAATCGAGATAAAAATAAGAGTATTAGCAACACTGATATCGAGTTGTAATATCATAGTACATAGCATATAAgttgtaatgtatatataaatcAATATATAAATCGATATATAAATCAAACTACAGTTGCAAATCAAATTATTAAACTCCATGATGAAACAAATGAAGCTGGAGTTGCAGTCAAATTGTTAAATTAAACTGCAGTTGTAATCGAAAGATTAAATCAAACTACAGTTGCTCGATTTGTTTCAAATCAATATATTAATCAGTATACTAAAACAAACTCTAATGTGAAACAAATCAAACTGCAACATCGATATATAGTTGCAGTCATATCCAAGCTTTAAACAAATCAAACAGTTGGCGTAAATAAAATACGAAGTAATAAATCAAGAAAGTCAATGACATCTTACGATATAGTTGATTCAACTTATGTGTATCCAAGCTTGCATATTTAGTTAGTATAGTGTATTTCCGAACCGTCATGAGTTAATCCATATTGGATTGGAGATATTAGAGTTTTGCTTGATACGGTTTGTTTTACGTGAATATGGAAAATTCACGATGCAACTGCAGACTTTGGTTTGGGTGCGAATTAGGCGACATGTTAGGATGAAATTATTTAACATACATTGACCAATATGCCCTACTATCATTCAAAGTAACGATATGAATTTAACGGCAGTTAACCACGGGACATAAATGAAACTAGATAATAACTTTAAGAgtcaaaatgaaaaaaaaaactgtAGGGCTTGAGATGTAAAAAGGTTAAATTTTAAGGACCTTTGTCGTAATTAAGTCTAGtaaataaactaaaataaaatTGTTTATCTGTGTGTATCGGTGGACAGTCATAGATTAGATCTTAAATTGGTCACCGCTGCGGCGCCACCACCACCACTAACGTTATTCATGGACGGTCACCGGCGGCGCCACAATCACAAACACAAGCATTTCCGTCATCTAATTCCGGCTATCTTATCTATCTCCGGCGCCATTCTCTTACTCTTTTGTTTCCTTTCACTTCTCGCCCCTTCACCTGATCACCTTCACCACTTTCCACAACACACTTCTGTAAGTCCTATTTATTCTATTTTTCACATTAAATTGAATTTACATTTTTACTTGTCTGATTGATTTTTAATTTCAGTTCAATGATAAAAATGCAACAGTTACTCCAGTCTTCAAAGTTTCGGTTAGAGTTTGAACAAATACTTTTGTTATAATAGTTGATTAATGGAGTATTAACTATTAAGTACGGATAATTTATGATTTATTTgtcctttttattttttattggaTTGGATGTAGCCTAGTAGCAAGATGCTCAGTGACAGAAACTTATGGAAGACAAGTATGTCAAAATATTATTTTGGATGTAGTAATGCTAGCACTCAGTTTCCAAGTAAGTTTTTAATGtaataatttcaataaaaatgtaattttttttgTATTAGTTTGGTTAAATTGGGTGTGTTGTTTGATAACAGAAGCTCAGGTAGTGACAAAGCCTAAtcgatacttgctgattgctactAGTGGAGGTTTAAACCAACAAAGAACTGGGGTGAGTCTTGATGTATATTTCAAATTGTTAGAATCGAGTAAATTATAGAACGTGTGTCGTGTctgttcttgttattgttggttgccaTTGTAACAATAGGATAACTAGACGTGCGAGTGTTTAGCAAAATCGGATATTTCAAGGAGTTAATAGTTATATAATGACCAAAGATGACATTTTTTTTTGTGAATAAATAATTCTAgagaagtttttatgaaatgggaGTAAAAGTTTCTTAAGTTATGTTAAGAAAAAAGGTACATAAATAATGCTATATTAATcttagataattataattatattgttGGAACTGCTATTAAGTCGCATTTCCGAAAGTGTTCAATTAAAGCACTTAGATTATCAGGATATAACTAATAGAATCTGTATGGCCTAACATAGACAACGGATAGTTGAGTAAATAATTCCAAAAGGCGAGTCAATACACTGTGTAATAAGTtaaattgattgttattaagtgtatttttttttttttgaaaggcaagcttgcatcaacgtatcatttatttcaacgacactcatcatttgcacacacacacgcgctttcgggcaggaaacccgaaccacaccctgaggatccgacccttaaaccatcccgaggggcaggcgggccggaccttagtctcggagcgggtcggtaaaaccttccctttgggccaccttcaaggaatatatttcaattcctagagcgggtgacgaggttcgaacccgagacctctagccctgcgagtacacaagtgtaaccgcggtaccgctGGACCGAAGATCCGTTGGGATTGTTATTAAGTGTATTAAGTATATCTTATTCCACAGATTACAGATGCTGTTGTTGCTGCGCGTATTCTGAATGCTACTCTTGTTGTCCCTAAGCTTGATAAGAAGTCTTTCTGGAAGGATGCAAGGTTAGTTGACGATGAATCATTCGAACATAAATAGACATTTATTAGTTGAATCATAGATGATAATGgtcttttattatattttattttattttttatagtaCTTTCTCAGAGATATTTGACGTCGATTGGTTTATATCATATCTATCAAAAGATGTAAAAATTATTCGAGAACTTCCTCACAAAGGAGGCAAGAAATGGTCTCCATACAGTACACGTGTGCCTAGAAAGTGTAACGAGAGATGCTATCACATTCGTGTACTCCCTTTGTTTTCCAAGAGGCGTGTACgtgtattttaatttttatttaatttaatttttatcggtAATTATTACATATATGCCACTGACTTATCATACTTATTATTTTGGCAGGCTGTTCATCTGAGCAAGTTTGATTACAGACTTGCTAACAATTTAGAAACTGATTTTCAAAAACTTAGATGCAGAGTAAACTACCATGCATTAAAATTTACCGATCCTATAATTGATATGGGCAAAAAGTTGGTCAATCGAATGAGGAAGATGAGCAAACACTTTATTGCGCTACACCTGAGGTATGCCTTTAATGTTTCCTTACATCATCTTTTATGCGAGTAAGCATTTTATTTCATTACTTGTTGTTTTCCACGTCACTTAAAGATAATTGAATAGTTTAATTTTAATACATAACAAAGTGTATCCGAACCTCATGCCAAATTAAATTTTCATTAATACAGGTTTGAGCCTGACATGCTTGCCTTTTCGGGTTGCTATTATGGTGGAGGGGAGAAAGAAATAAAAGAACTCAGTAAAATTCGAAAAAGATGGAAAACGTTACATGTAAGTGTCTAGTTATCATGCTTGCATAAATTCTGGTCCAGGTTATGTCTTATTTCTAGTGGGGTCAAACATGTATCatcataaataataaataagtTAGTTAAAAAAGTGTTCAAAAGTATCTCCTTTAGTTACAAAAGTGTTCAAAAGTATCCCCTTGTTGTATTATATAGCATAAAACCTCTTAAATTATACTGTTCACTATATTTGATTATATGTGAATTGGTATAACTCTTGTTAATTTGTGATCATAATTAAGACAAATTGTTTGGAAGTAATATACAATGTACATTATCCGGACAGGAAATGGGTTGCGTCAAAACTCAACCCTTCAACCATTTTGTCACCTCTTATTTTATGCATTAGTAAAGTAGTACGGAGTAGTATAGTATGTTCTTCTAAACTTGAATACGTTCTGATTCAAACGCAGTTAAAAAGGTCATAAACATCCTTAACGTCGGGACATGATGGTTTTATGATTTTGTTTGTAGATTACGGACCCAGAGAAAGAAAGGAGACAAGGGAGATGCCCATTAACCCCCGAAGAAGTTGGTTTGATGTTGAGAGCTCTCGGTTATGACAAAGATGTTCACATTTATGTGGCTTCTGGTGAAGTGTACGGTGGGGATGAGACGTTGAGTCCATTAAGGGCACTTTTCTCCAACATTCATACAAAAGACACGATAGCCAACAAACAAGAGCTTGAACCATTCTTGGCGTTCTCTTCTCGTATGGCCGCACTCGACTTTATGGTGTGTGATGAAAGTGATGTCTTTGTTACCAATAATAACGGCAACATGGCTAAAATATTGGCTGGACGGAGGTATGTTTTTCTCTCTTTTCAGTTTGCTATTTTacaaaaatttaaatttaaattactgGCTTTTGATTATAAAGTAATCCTGGAGTTCATTTGATTTACGTTTAAAGTTAAAAGGAGATTACAATAGAAATGAAAACTAGTAGATTGGAGAAAGCATATTatattacaaaagatgcttaggaCACAAATTCTAACATTACGTCCGGTTTTATCAGTTATTTCCTATTTTTTTATTATACTAGTAATAACTACCAATAAGTAATCATTTTTAGTTGCATACAGGGCAGGTCCATAGTCTATTCATGCACGGGCTAACCATAAATTTTTGACGTTACAACTATCAAGTGTGACAACCAATTTAAGTTGATTTTTCCAAAATAACTGTAGTACTAAAGTTAGTGAATAATATACATATATGCGTAGACTTAATAGCACTCGTATAAGTTGATTTTCATAATATAAGTGCATATATAGATAGATATGGGTGGACTCAATAGCAGTCATTATCTTTTTGAaacattaaaataattaaaatgtttATCTTTGGTTTTCAGTAGAATTAATAATGTGTCATTGTCCAAAATGATAGTAGTATATCATAACAAACAATATATATAGCTACTTTAGTTGAAGTAATGTTCCCTGCACAAATTTTTTAGAATAGAAGATTAAAGATTCAAATGACTAGTATACAAAGTCTAGGCTTATCTTTTTTTAAATAAGAGGTTAAAAGTGATAAGCTATGCAAATTGCAAAGTATATGGTTATGAAAGTGACTTGTGCAGTGATAGGAGGTATCAAACGAAAATTTTGATTAAACCCAAGTTTGTTGCTCATCTTCTCTGCTACATCTCATTTGCAACTACCTGAACGTCAATCTAAAATATCTAAAACATGTATTTATGCATCGCACAAAATAAAGTAAGCGAGATCAGTCATCCAAAAATCAAGTTTTTGTACATAAAAAAAGTTAAATTCAGAACTCAGTGATGCCCCTTCTACATTGATGCCAAGGGCCGTCGCATGGTGGGCCCATAGCTAAGGCCGGCCATGGTTTCATACTATTTGTAACCAAGCTGATTATTGATGAGTAGTGTAAATTTACTTAAGCCTATGTATACCTTTATTTTGCTTTACTGCCaattttgtgattttggattatTAAATACTTCATATGTTACGTTTTACAGGAGATACTTTGGACATAAACCTACGATACGCCCAAATGCAAAGAAGCTGGCTCACTTGTTCTTGGACCGAGGCAACATGACTTTTGAAGAATTCTCGTCAAGAGTTCGAGTGCATCAAATAGGTTTCATGGGGGAACCGAACGAGGTAAGGCCCGGACGAGGTGAATTTCACGAGAACCCTACGTCTTGTATATGTCAACAAACAAACGCAAAAGTCAAATCTTTATCATTCCCTCGAAAAATCGGAAACGGTATCACCGAGGCAGATGAAGGTATGGATGACGAATATAGTGATAATGATCCAGAATCATATAATGAAGATGAAGACGGAGACGGTATTGTTTCTAATCTTCAATATCTTCTCAACGACACAAATGTGGACGATCTATCTTTGTTATCCGAGGAAAATGAGTTGGAAGAGTTGCTTTCTGATTAAAAACTTGATGTAATAACAAACGGAGTTGCATAAATTTGTACAGAAGACGAAATAAATTCAATGAGGGGCGACTACAATGACATCATCACAAGATTGTGCAAAGCGCATTCTTTATCGGGTCTTTTGGAAGTAAATATTGTAGATATAGTCTGGACTCGTTCTTTGTTGGTAGCTTGGCGCGTTAGTGTTTGTATACATCGATCACGGGTCTGGAAAATTGTAGGTAAAATGGACATGATGCAGTTTGTACCATAAACTGATGAGTTTTGCTTCTGTAAATTATTAAAATTGCAAACATTAGTTTAGGTAGATGATAAGATAAATAACTTTTTTGTTAGCTTCTTAATATTTGTGTGCATGTATCTTGATTATGAATTAGTATGGGTTTATTTGGATTACTCAATTGGTATAATCTTTTTGAAGCTTTCCCAAGCAATTTTTAACTAGTTTTGTTGTAGTTGGCATTGTGATTTACGGAGGTGGTCGGGTATAAGAATTGGAAGTCTAGATATCCCAATCTTCCGGCTCTCAAGCAGTTCAGAAGATTCATCCCTCATTCAATTCTCTTTGCTTCTGCTTTCATCTACCCTTATGCTTCTGCTTTCTTCGTCTATGCCTATGCCTTCAAAACCAAAAAACCATTTTTAATGGTGATAGTGTGATAGGATGTAAATGAGGTTTTTGCAAGGTATAGTGCTGATGTGGCAATTGTGATGATTAGAGATGGCAATGGATCGAATATGGATTCGGTGAGGCcgtatctatatccatatccatttttattttttaatccatatccatatccatttatgaaaaatttcatccatccatatccatatctatatccgtcgggtaaagcgggttaatggataatcatCCGTATCCATTTAAAtctattttatttttaataaatacgaTCAAaagaaataattattaatattttatgcggatcgaaagtcacatttttactaatctatataacaaatagtcAACAAATagcctattaaacgtgtaaagatatcgattACCTGTAAGTTGGTTACTTTTtaattacatggaatcacttttAAACAACCAAAGTACGACAAATTCATTTAatgatttaaacaaaacaaaatataagaaaaaatttatatttttagagaaaatataaagaaagatgaatataattaatgaaatatcactacataaatgatattaattcgagtgataaatttatatacttagttatttcgggtgaaagcgggttcatccatggatgaaagcTTTCATCcaaatccatatccatatccattttcggttcat
This genomic window from Rutidosis leptorrhynchoides isolate AG116_Rl617_1_P2 chromosome 2, CSIRO_AGI_Rlap_v1, whole genome shotgun sequence contains:
- the LOC139892787 gene encoding O-fucosyltransferase 6-like; translation: MDGHRRRHNHKHKHFRHLIPAILSISGAILLLFCFLSLLAPSPDHLHHFPQHTSFNDKNATVTPVFKVSPSSKMLSDRNLWKTSMSKYYFGCSNASTQFPKAQVVTKPNRYLLIATSGGLNQQRTGITDAVVAARILNATLVVPKLDKKSFWKDASTFSEIFDVDWFISYLSKDVKIIRELPHKGGKKWSPYSTRVPRKCNERCYHIRVLPLFSKRRAVHLSKFDYRLANNLETDFQKLRCRVNYHALKFTDPIIDMGKKLVNRMRKMSKHFIALHLRFEPDMLAFSGCYYGGGEKEIKELSKIRKRWKTLHITDPEKERRQGRCPLTPEEVGLMLRALGYDKDVHIYVASGEVYGGDETLSPLRALFSNIHTKDTIANKQELEPFLAFSSRMAALDFMVCDESDVFVTNNNGNMAKILAGRRRYFGHKPTIRPNAKKLAHLFLDRGNMTFEEFSSRVRVHQIGFMGEPNEVRPGRGEFHENPTSCICQQTNAKVKSLSFPRKIGNGITEADEGMDDEYSDNDPESYNEDEDGDGIVSNLQYLLNDTNVDDLSLLSEENELEELLSD